The Juglans regia cultivar Chandler chromosome 11, Walnut 2.0, whole genome shotgun sequence genome contains the following window.
TCATGATCATTCAGGTAACCGTGCCAAAGTTTGATCCATCTATCAACGTTACAACTGGACAAGTTTCTTCCCCAAAGTTTGATCGGAAGGCCTGTCTGTCGGAAGAACAAATTTAGGAATATATCCGGTGTGCGACAAAACTGTTGGTGCCACTGATCTGAATTCCTTATTTGAGAGAGAGCCATGTTACCACTGTGCTTTTTACTCTTTATAGAGGATTGGCCTTGGAAAATCAGTCTTGCCGTGCTGATCAGGAGGTGGTGCAACAAATACTCTGACATAAGGTTTCGTAGTTGAGGTAAGCTCTGTTGCCACAGGACAAGAGagaaagcgagagagagagagatctacaATCCATTGGTTTAGAACCAGCACAAGGCAATGACGAAAGAGAAGGTTCAACAAACCAGCACAGAGCATGACTCCCCAAATGATAAGAACTAAGAAGTTCCAAATGAGTGCGCATTTGTTATAGTGCAATCACCGAACTAAAGTTCTGGAGACCTTTAGGTGTAATAAGCGAGTTTGTGCAAATACTAATTCAGTGTTATAGTGCCTCGTGAAATTGTTGTTCGTTTGTCTATCTCTTAAGAAATCGCTCTCCTATTTCAAAGAGacgttttttccttctttcaaaGACTTGAAATTAAACTACGTGATAAAGGTTACATTATCAAACGAAATATACAAAATGACCCCAGAATGTGAGCCCAACTATCATGTCATGTAGATATCCACCTCATACCAAATCATAATAGCGTTAAATATGAAGAAATAACCAtagcaaatattttataagaacgAGTTCCTACACAAACATAATCCAGGGAAAAAAAGAGGGTATTTGATACTCTTAAGACACAGTGTAATGGACTATAAGCAACAGACCGAACCTAAAATCCCTGAACATTGCTGAAGAACAACCACAGTTGGCAGAACAAGAAGCACAATTTCATCCCTTTCTCGTTATTTCCGTActcttccttcattttttccacaaattaaaatttctagAGCTCCTAATTAAATCAATTTTGCAATTCGCTCTTCTTTCCCAATCCAtcttcttccctttcttccAACAACCTCCCAGCCTCCTCATCGACCTGGGCAGCCTTCTTCTGCGCCTCCTTCGCCTTCAGAGCCTGCAATTTCGAGTGGTTGTAATAGGCGACACCCAAGAAAGCAAGAAAGTACCCAAACAAATTAATGGGTGTCACCATGTCCTTAATGACCGACCACGAAAACGCGATCAACAACCAGTCCTTCACCACGCCGGCCACATTCATGGTCAAAGCCGAAGTCTTTCCCACCAGCAAAAACACCGCGAGATTCAGAGCGAATGCACAGAGAGAATTGGTGCCGAAGGTAAAGAAATCGAAGTGGAAGCTAGAAGAATCCTTCAACAACGGATACTCCACGAAGATCCAGGGCACGGAGAGGAAAACGAAGCAGCAGGGAGCGACGTAGTACAAGGAGGTAATGGGATTCAAGGAGATACCCTTGGAGGTGAGCAAGATTTGGATCATGACGAGCCTCGTGGCTTCGAAAGCCACGGCACCCAGTTGGAGAATGACACCCCAGGAGTCGAATTTAGCTTCTCCATAGGCAGCAATGGCGACGCCGAGGGAGATGGAGAGCATGTTGGCCATGGTGTTGGGCTTGAAGGACTCTTTCTTGAAGAGGATGCCGATGGAATAGACGGCGACGGGCATGAGGGCCTTGAGCATCTGGATGAAGGAGACGGAGAGGTAGATGTAGGCGGAGTTGGAAAgccagagagagagggagtagAGTGCACCGATGGGGACGACGGAGGAGAGATAAAGTTCGCGGGACATGGAGACGGGCTCGACGAGGCGGAGGACGCGGACGAGGAGGAAGGCGATGGAAGCGCAGAAGGCCATGTGGATCATGGTAAGGGAAATTGGGAAGGGCCAGTTGTACAACTTCTTGTCCAGAATGTACTTGTTGTATACGATCACCGAAAAGCTGAGGACGATCCAGATGAAAACATAGGTGTAAGACTTACAGATCTTCCTGCCGACGCTGTCGCCTGAAGCGCCGCCCTTGCCCATTGTAGCCGACGCTCTCGCTCTCGCTCTCACTCTGGGGATCAGATTCGAAAATCAGTAGTGGAGTTTGAAACTGAATCTGAAaaggaataatattatatatatattaggcaGAGGAGACCAGGGGAGATAGGAGTTATATGTGGCATAAAACTCTACGACTTTACGTTGATGTGTCTGTGGCAGAGAATGGGCCTCTTTGGATTTTCACTTTTCTctactcttttttgtttttttttaataatttatttaatttttttataatttaggaaaacataaagaaaaaaaactatgtcCAAATGTGAATCAATCATGAGTCATGACATGACCCCTACGCAAACGCAAATAAAGCCCGTTAAAACATCATCAATGGAAAAGCCCAATggtgaataaaataaattggtgTGAATAATTGAATTGAAGAagaattttactattatatactgaaaataaaaataaaaatttacataattagaAGTACTGTGGTGCAGGACGGtttccaaaaatatttgtttgataaCAAACATTGTCATTCACGCAACTTttcatcatataatataataatattatccgAATCTTACGTTAATATTCTTAGAAATAGAATTTAATTACTACTTAATTAGTTCTATAGCTTGCTAGAATTCCAAAGCTACTAGATAACGTCTGAGGAAGGTGTTATCTTTATCATTAGGTCAATAATGCTAATCCCTATTTTTTTGTGCCACTCCGACTCCTAGGGCGGGAGAAGGATCTGAAAACGTGAAGCTTTGTCTTGATTTTTCAAGGATatgttaagaaatatatatttactagtcactatttatttttacattttattattataatttttttataaaatatgaatatattttttataaaatatgaatatgtaaataataattaatgagaagaatttttatatctatatatattcatgatcttAAATAGTTTGTCAACGCTAGCTGCTGAATAAAGCAAGTAGCAAGAGAATATGCTAAAACTAGTTTATATGAACTGTCAAAAGCAATTCTCGGGCGGTGCATGAACAAGCTGCTACCAGcttaattttatgtatttaatttttttttttaataattaagaaagtgaccataagtttatttttttattttttaaaaatatatatataatttagattaGGCAGCACAATAAACGATCGGCAGAGTATCAT
Protein-coding sequences here:
- the LOC108992203 gene encoding probable sugar phosphate/phosphate translocator At5g25400; amino-acid sequence: MGKGGASGDSVGRKICKSYTYVFIWIVLSFSVIVYNKYILDKKLYNWPFPISLTMIHMAFCASIAFLLVRVLRLVEPVSMSRELYLSSVVPIGALYSLSLWLSNSAYIYLSVSFIQMLKALMPVAVYSIGILFKKESFKPNTMANMLSISLGVAIAAYGEAKFDSWGVILQLGAVAFEATRLVMIQILLTSKGISLNPITSLYYVAPCCFVFLSVPWIFVEYPLLKDSSSFHFDFFTFGTNSLCAFALNLAVFLLVGKTSALTMNVAGVVKDWLLIAFSWSVIKDMVTPINLFGYFLAFLGVAYYNHSKLQALKAKEAQKKAAQVDEEAGRLLEEREEDGLGKKSELQN